In a genomic window of Phaeobacter porticola:
- a CDS encoding transketolase family protein produces the protein MTAPLHKDSWQYRQLNALNPGLQTLSDGLTDLVEEGHPVLACTADLQYSNGLSKFAEAHPDRFLQFGISEQNMVSAAAGMAAAGSMPFVATFASFLALLCCEQIRTDVAYSALPVRLVGHHTGISLGFYGTSHHATEDIAIMRSIADLTVVAPADNAQLRAAIRASANHAQPIYFRIGRGRDPDVYDEDAPFEFGKAISHGNGEDLTIIATGSMVHPALEAAQSLRAEGRSVGFLDMHTIKPLDRDAILKAAGYSRAIMTVEEHTVLGGLGGAVAEVLADEGAGCRLIRHGIEDEYSLIAPPTHLYAHYRLDADGIAARAREALG, from the coding sequence ATGACCGCCCCCCTGCACAAAGACAGCTGGCAATATCGTCAGCTCAACGCCCTGAACCCCGGCCTGCAAACCCTGTCCGATGGTCTGACGGATCTGGTCGAAGAGGGGCATCCGGTTTTGGCCTGCACGGCCGATCTGCAATATTCCAATGGTCTGTCCAAGTTTGCGGAAGCGCATCCTGACCGGTTTCTGCAATTTGGGATCTCAGAACAAAACATGGTGTCTGCGGCGGCTGGCATGGCCGCTGCGGGGTCCATGCCGTTTGTGGCCACATTCGCGTCCTTCCTTGCGCTTTTGTGCTGTGAACAAATCCGAACGGATGTGGCCTATTCTGCGCTTCCGGTTCGGTTGGTTGGCCACCACACCGGGATCTCTTTGGGGTTTTATGGCACCTCGCATCATGCGACCGAAGACATCGCGATCATGCGGTCGATTGCCGATCTGACGGTGGTAGCGCCTGCTGACAATGCCCAGTTGCGCGCCGCCATTCGAGCCTCAGCCAACCATGCCCAGCCGATTTATTTTCGCATCGGGCGTGGGCGCGACCCGGATGTCTATGACGAAGATGCGCCGTTTGAATTTGGCAAAGCGATTTCACACGGCAATGGCGAGGACCTGACCATTATTGCGACAGGGTCGATGGTGCATCCCGCACTGGAAGCCGCGCAATCCCTACGGGCCGAAGGTCGTTCGGTCGGGTTTCTTGATATGCACACGATCAAGCCCCTTGATCGCGATGCAATCCTCAAAGCTGCTGGATACAGCCGCGCCATCATGACGGTTGAAGAACACACCGTTCTGGGGGGCCTTGGCGGGGCGGTGGCCGAGGTGTTGGCCGATGAAGGGGCAGGATGCCGCCTGATCCGACACGGGATCGAGGATGAATACAGCCTGATTGCGCCTCCCACGCATCTCTATGCGCATTATCGATTAGATGCCGATGGGATCGCGGCCCGCGCCCGCGAAGCGCTTGGCTAA
- a CDS encoding aminotransferase codes for MTNYATHLNALDARYHLHSQTNAVAHQSRGALMLTGGRGVFVSDIQGRDYLESMSGLWYANLGFSNQRLTEAAHAQLQKLPAYHTFNHRSNDVCAQLSEQLAQIVPLDDARIFYVNSGSEAIDSMVKMAWYYHMAKGQPNRRKIISREGAFHGSTIFGAVVGGLSHMKDGFNLPATDGVVRVSRPSHFREAEKGETEAAYCDRLIAEIEDVIAAHGAESIAAMIAEPIIGAGGVLTPPKGYFSRLSALLQSHGILLLMDEVICGFGRTGNWFGSQTFGAQPDMIAMAKGLTAGYIPMGAVALSGAVYDAIAAQSDQLGVFGHGFTYSGHPTASAVALAALEQYHEMKAPALTARRGQDLTRALEALATDDMIGEVRVEGFIAGIELVADKASRTFFAPELAVGRRFENNALREGLIVRNMGDTIAICPPYIISDDEFDLMITRLRAALMTTRADLHTAA; via the coding sequence GTGACCAATTACGCCACACATCTTAATGCGCTTGACGCCCGCTATCACTTACATTCGCAAACCAACGCCGTTGCGCACCAGTCTCGGGGTGCATTGATGTTAACGGGTGGGCGCGGGGTTTTTGTCTCTGACATTCAGGGTCGTGACTATCTCGAATCGATGTCCGGCCTGTGGTACGCCAACCTCGGGTTCAGCAATCAGCGCCTGACCGAGGCGGCGCACGCACAACTGCAAAAATTGCCTGCCTATCACACCTTCAACCACCGCTCGAATGATGTGTGCGCACAACTGTCTGAACAGCTGGCGCAGATCGTTCCGCTTGATGATGCCCGGATATTCTATGTCAACTCCGGGTCCGAAGCGATTGATAGCATGGTCAAAATGGCCTGGTATTATCACATGGCCAAAGGCCAGCCCAACCGGCGCAAGATCATTTCTCGCGAGGGGGCGTTTCATGGATCAACGATCTTTGGGGCCGTTGTCGGCGGGTTGTCGCATATGAAAGACGGGTTCAACCTTCCCGCCACAGATGGCGTTGTGCGGGTGTCGCGCCCCAGTCATTTCCGCGAGGCAGAAAAGGGCGAAACCGAAGCGGCCTATTGCGACCGTTTGATCGCCGAGATCGAAGATGTGATCGCCGCGCATGGGGCAGAGTCAATTGCCGCAATGATTGCGGAGCCGATCATCGGGGCAGGGGGCGTTCTGACCCCGCCGAAAGGCTATTTCAGCCGGTTGAGCGCCCTGTTGCAATCCCATGGGATCCTTCTGTTGATGGACGAGGTGATCTGTGGGTTTGGACGAACAGGCAACTGGTTCGGGTCGCAAACCTTTGGGGCCCAGCCGGATATGATCGCGATGGCCAAGGGGCTGACCGCTGGCTACATCCCGATGGGGGCGGTTGCACTGTCTGGCGCTGTTTATGACGCAATCGCCGCCCAAAGCGACCAGCTGGGCGTGTTTGGCCATGGGTTTACCTATTCCGGCCACCCGACAGCTTCGGCTGTGGCTTTGGCTGCGCTGGAACAATACCACGAGATGAAGGCCCCGGCACTGACCGCCCGGCGCGGGCAGGATCTGACCCGCGCGCTGGAGGCGCTGGCGACAGACGACATGATCGGCGAGGTCCGTGTCGAAGGCTTTATTGCCGGGATTGAACTGGTCGCAGACAAGGCCAGCCGCACCTTCTTTGCGCCGGAACTCGCCGTAGGTCGTCGGTTCGAAAACAACGCGCTGCGCGAGGGGCTGATTGTTCGCAACATGGGCGACACGATCGCAATTTGTCCGCCGTACATCATAAGCGATGACGAATTCGACCTCATGATCACTCGCTTGCGCGCCGCCCTTATGACGACGCGTGCCGACCTTCATACCGCCGCCTGA
- a CDS encoding ABC transporter ATP-binding protein, translating into MTTDTGAFVEFRNIDKTYDGEVFAVRDMNLSIEKGEFITLLGPSGSGKSTTLMMLAGFECPTAGKILYEERELASIPAHKRNFGMVFQNYALFPHMSILENVAFPLAMRGAGKSEAADQARAALDMVHLSHFADRRPSQLSGGQQQRVALARALVFNPAIVLMDEPLGALDKKLREEMQIELKHLHENLGVTFVFVTHDQDEALTMSDRIAVYNDGQIQQIADPTTLYEAPENAFVASFLGDTNMLRGTVSTVSGGMAKVALTDGTMVMVDNAGGLISGQQTQVSVRPERIVLETGDVGITADRIETIYHGAHASVICRTQSGEEITARLPASAIDDVTSDKLRVRFSDRYARAFPIAEAG; encoded by the coding sequence ATGACCACAGATACCGGCGCTTTTGTCGAGTTTCGCAACATCGACAAGACCTATGACGGAGAGGTTTTCGCCGTGCGCGATATGAACCTGTCGATTGAAAAAGGCGAGTTTATCACTCTGCTGGGCCCGTCCGGCTCGGGGAAAAGCACCACATTGATGATGCTCGCGGGGTTTGAGTGCCCCACCGCCGGCAAGATATTGTACGAAGAGCGCGAGCTTGCGTCGATTCCGGCACATAAGCGTAACTTTGGCATGGTGTTCCAGAACTACGCGCTGTTTCCGCATATGAGCATTCTGGAAAACGTCGCCTTTCCCCTGGCCATGCGGGGGGCCGGTAAATCCGAGGCCGCAGATCAGGCCCGTGCTGCATTGGACATGGTGCATTTGTCGCATTTTGCGGACCGTCGCCCTTCGCAACTGTCAGGGGGGCAACAACAGCGGGTCGCGCTGGCTCGTGCGCTGGTTTTTAACCCGGCAATTGTGCTGATGGATGAACCACTTGGCGCGCTGGATAAAAAACTGCGCGAAGAGATGCAGATCGAGCTGAAACATCTGCATGAAAATCTGGGTGTGACCTTTGTTTTCGTGACCCATGATCAGGATGAGGCGCTGACCATGTCGGATCGTATTGCGGTCTATAATGATGGGCAAATCCAGCAGATCGCAGACCCAACCACCCTGTATGAAGCACCGGAAAATGCCTTTGTCGCCTCTTTTCTTGGCGACACCAATATGCTGCGCGGAACCGTATCGACTGTGTCGGGCGGCATGGCAAAGGTGGCGTTGACAGACGGCACCATGGTCATGGTCGACAATGCCGGTGGCCTGATCTCGGGCCAACAGACGCAGGTGTCGGTGCGCCCTGAAAGGATCGTGTTGGAAACGGGGGATGTGGGCATCACCGCCGACCGGATTGAAACCATTTATCACGGCGCGCATGCTTCGGTGATTTGTCGCACCCAATCGGGTGAAGAAATCACTGCGCGCCTGCCCGCCAGCGCCATTGATGACGTGACCAGTGATAAGCTGCGGGTGCGGTTTTCAGACCGCTATGCGCGCGCCTTTCCGATTGCAGAAGCGGGATAA
- a CDS encoding transketolase — MTSTQPAARIPKTGALSPDHLKYLKERALFCRLETVRLIQIAKVGHYTSVFSCAEIFAALYYDTMRLKPGVPDWEDRDRFTMGKGHAAVGLYPILADLGFFDPALLDGYTKLGNPLGDHPDMRKVPGVDFSSGSIGHAISGALGMVLAGRAQGRDFHAFALVGDGEMQEGQVWEAALSAAHHEAANLTVIVDRNGYQLDGNVDDVIGVEDLTAKWQAFGWDVHRVDGHDMTALATLLRQVRADTNRTRPCCIIADTVKGKGVSYMETEPGWHLGYLAPEDEARAIAEIKQGAGL, encoded by the coding sequence ATGACATCCACACAGCCAGCCGCGCGCATACCAAAGACCGGCGCGCTCTCCCCAGATCACTTAAAATACCTGAAAGAACGTGCCCTGTTTTGCCGCCTTGAAACCGTGCGTTTGATTCAAATTGCCAAAGTCGGGCATTACACCTCGGTCTTTTCCTGTGCCGAGATTTTTGCTGCCCTTTATTATGACACGATGCGCCTGAAACCCGGCGTGCCAGATTGGGAAGACCGCGACCGCTTTACCATGGGCAAAGGTCATGCTGCGGTGGGTCTGTACCCGATTCTTGCCGACCTTGGTTTTTTTGATCCTGCGCTGCTGGACGGATACACCAAGCTGGGCAACCCGCTGGGCGATCACCCGGATATGCGCAAGGTGCCGGGGGTGGATTTCAGCTCTGGCTCGATCGGCCACGCCATTTCCGGCGCGCTTGGCATGGTGCTCGCGGGGCGCGCCCAAGGGCGTGATTTTCATGCCTTTGCCTTGGTCGGAGATGGCGAAATGCAGGAAGGCCAGGTGTGGGAAGCCGCCTTGAGTGCCGCCCACCACGAAGCGGCCAACCTGACGGTGATCGTCGATCGCAACGGGTATCAGCTTGATGGCAATGTCGATGATGTGATCGGTGTCGAAGACCTGACGGCCAAATGGCAGGCATTCGGCTGGGACGTGCACCGCGTGGATGGCCACGACATGACTGCCCTTGCGACGCTTTTGCGACAAGTACGTGCCGACACGAATCGCACCCGCCCCTGCTGCATTATTGCCGACACGGTAAAAGGCAAAGGGGTCAGCTATATGGAAACCGAACCGGGGTGGCACCTTGGGTATCTCGCCCCCGAGGATGAGGCCCGTGCCATTGCCGAAATCAAACAAGGAGCTGGACTATGA
- a CDS encoding NAD-dependent succinate-semialdehyde dehydrogenase yields the protein MLVLSDPELMRQHALIDGAWRAGETQFAVHDPATGDALAQVTDCDLAMIRTAIEAADRAQSDWAARTAAERADILLCWYNLVIRHADDLAALLTAEMGKPLVEAKGEILYGASFIRWFSEEARRVYGDVIPGHHPDKRLLVLKQPVGVVGAITPWNFPNAMITRKAAPALAAGCTMVVKPAKETPLSALALAELATRAGVPRGVLNIVPTSDSRMAGREFCDNDKMRKLSFTGSTGVGQVLMRQCAGQIKKLSLELGGNAPFIVFDDADLEAAVEGALVSKYRNGGQTCVCTNRIYAQSGIHDAFVARLADRVAEFQVGPGTDPDVAIGPLINAAAVTKVEAHIADAISKGASLVTGGARHAMGGTYFQPTVMSGMTADMAVARDETFGPVAPVFRFTDEADVIADANDTEFGLASYLYSRDMSRIWRVSEALEYGMVGINTGLISTEVAPFGGVKQSGLGREGSKYGIEDYLELKYLCLSI from the coding sequence ATGCTGGTACTTTCCGATCCTGAACTGATGCGCCAACATGCCCTGATTGATGGCGCGTGGCGCGCAGGTGAGACACAATTTGCGGTGCACGATCCGGCCACGGGGGATGCCCTTGCGCAGGTTACCGATTGTGACCTTGCGATGATCCGCACCGCGATTGAGGCGGCAGATCGCGCACAGTCAGACTGGGCTGCACGTACCGCCGCCGAGCGGGCCGATATCCTGCTTTGTTGGTATAATCTGGTGATCCGTCATGCCGATGATCTGGCCGCGCTTTTGACGGCTGAAATGGGCAAACCTCTGGTCGAGGCGAAGGGCGAGATCCTGTATGGGGCCAGTTTCATTCGCTGGTTTTCCGAAGAGGCCCGCCGAGTCTATGGTGATGTGATCCCCGGACACCACCCTGACAAGCGGCTCTTGGTGTTGAAACAGCCGGTCGGTGTGGTGGGGGCGATCACGCCGTGGAACTTTCCAAACGCGATGATCACCCGCAAAGCAGCACCTGCTTTGGCGGCGGGGTGCACGATGGTGGTGAAGCCTGCCAAGGAAACACCGCTGTCCGCGCTGGCCCTTGCAGAGCTCGCCACACGGGCCGGGGTGCCGCGTGGGGTATTGAACATCGTCCCCACATCCGACAGCCGCATGGCAGGGCGCGAATTTTGTGACAATGACAAGATGCGCAAATTGTCCTTTACCGGCTCGACTGGGGTGGGGCAGGTGTTGATGCGTCAATGTGCCGGGCAGATCAAAAAGCTGTCGCTGGAATTGGGCGGCAATGCCCCGTTTATCGTGTTTGATGATGCCGATCTTGAAGCCGCGGTTGAGGGGGCTTTGGTCTCGAAATACCGAAATGGCGGCCAGACCTGTGTCTGCACCAACCGTATCTATGCCCAGTCTGGTATCCACGACGCCTTTGTTGCGCGACTGGCGGACCGGGTGGCTGAGTTTCAGGTCGGTCCGGGCACGGATCCGGATGTGGCCATTGGCCCGCTGATCAACGCGGCTGCCGTGACCAAGGTCGAGGCGCATATCGCGGATGCCATCAGCAAAGGGGCCAGCCTTGTCACAGGCGGCGCGCGTCATGCGATGGGCGGCACCTATTTCCAGCCCACCGTAATGTCCGGCATGACCGCGGATATGGCGGTGGCGCGGGATGAAACCTTTGGTCCGGTGGCCCCGGTCTTTCGCTTCACCGACGAGGCCGACGTCATTGCCGATGCCAATGACACGGAATTCGGCTTGGCGTCCTATCTGTACAGCCGCGACATGTCGCGGATCTGGCGGGTGTCTGAGGCGCTGGAATACGGGATGGTGGGCATCAACACCGGATTGATCTCGACCGAGGTGGCCCCGTTTGGCGGGGTCAAGCAGTCGGGATTGGGTCGGGAGGGATCCAAATACGGCATCGAAGATTACCTGGAACTGAAATACCTGTGCCTGTCGATCTGA
- a CDS encoding ABC transporter substrate-binding protein yields the protein MTLKTPLNRACGASIGILLAAVLAATPAVAQDKTLNVVGAGGSLQTAQRYAYYTPFAEEFGVTVNEESYSGAMAKVEAMVRTNTVSFDVMQVEQDDVVTGCDEGLFEPLDWAELGNPSDFVETATQAECGVGYFVWSMVFTYDRSKIENGPETWAEFWDVDTWPGRRGLRKTPKMTLELALMADGVAPDQVYQVLSTPDGQDRAFAKLDEIKDHIVWWTTGAQPIERLAAGDVAYSAAFNGRVSNANQEGKDFALEWAGQIYGMDFWAIVKGTPHLDLAKQFIAHAIKPEQQARFPEKILYGITNKTALESLPGEMLRQLPTAADNLQSALPLSSEFWIDNQETLSKRFETWLSAS from the coding sequence ATGACCTTAAAAACACCTTTAAACCGCGCCTGCGGTGCATCCATCGGCATTCTGCTGGCCGCAGTGCTGGCGGCCACACCGGCAGTGGCACAAGACAAAACTCTGAATGTGGTCGGGGCGGGCGGCAGCCTGCAAACCGCGCAGAGATACGCGTATTACACCCCCTTTGCCGAAGAGTTTGGCGTTACTGTGAACGAAGAAAGCTACTCCGGGGCCATGGCCAAGGTGGAGGCCATGGTGCGCACCAACACCGTGTCGTTTGACGTGATGCAGGTGGAACAGGATGATGTGGTGACCGGCTGTGACGAAGGGCTGTTCGAACCCCTTGATTGGGCTGAACTGGGCAACCCGAGTGATTTTGTCGAAACCGCAACGCAGGCAGAATGCGGCGTGGGCTATTTCGTGTGGTCGATGGTTTTCACCTATGATCGTAGCAAGATCGAAAACGGCCCGGAAACCTGGGCTGAGTTTTGGGATGTGGACACCTGGCCGGGCCGCCGGGGGCTGCGCAAGACGCCAAAAATGACGCTGGAGCTGGCCTTGATGGCCGATGGGGTTGCCCCGGATCAGGTGTATCAGGTGCTGTCGACACCGGACGGGCAGGACCGCGCTTTTGCCAAACTGGATGAGATCAAGGATCATATCGTTTGGTGGACCACAGGCGCGCAGCCTATTGAACGGCTGGCCGCCGGGGATGTGGCCTATTCCGCGGCATTTAACGGCCGTGTCAGCAATGCCAACCAGGAAGGCAAAGATTTTGCCTTGGAATGGGCCGGGCAGATTTACGGGATGGATTTCTGGGCCATCGTGAAAGGCACCCCCCATCTGGATCTGGCAAAACAATTCATCGCCCATGCGATCAAGCCAGAGCAACAGGCGCGTTTCCCGGAAAAAATCCTCTATGGGATCACCAATAAAACAGCATTGGAAAGTTTGCCCGGCGAGATGCTGAGACAACTGCCCACCGCCGCTGACAATCTTCAATCGGCTCTCCCCCTCAGCTCGGAGTTCTGGATCGACAATCAGG